In Bacillus weihaiensis, the genomic stretch GTGGATAAAAAAAAGGAAAATGGTTTTGAAGATGAATATATCGCAGGTGAAATTCCTCAATTAATTGGGGACAGAACTCAGTTCATGGGATCAGCTGTATTCAAAGAAGGAAAAATGATCGATGTTATTGACGGGCAAGAAACAAGATTAGCCCTTATTCTTGACCATACAAGTAAACTAGAAGATATTCTTGCGACCTACCCTGACCCTATCGACAGTAATCAAAGAATTGCAACACGTTTTATAAAGAAAAAGAAAAATAAAGTGGATATTACCTATAGAAAGAATGGCCCAAGTGATGTTTCTATTACTGTTCCCTTTGAAATTGAAGTGTTGGCAGTGCCAAGCTTGGTAAACTATTCAACAGAAGAAAATAAAGAAAAGCTACGAAAAAGTATTGAGGGTAACCTAAACCAAAAAGCGAGAGAACTTGTACAAAAAACGCAGGAACAGTATGGAACAGAACCTTTCTATTGGTCTTTATATGTTAGAAAAAATTTCTTAAGTATTAAAGATTATGAAGCTGCTAATTGGAACAAAAATATTTATCCACATGCAAATGTTCACGTAAACTTTACACTCAAAAAAATCCGTTTCGGTAAACTAGTAAAAAATTCGAATCTCAATGAAGTGAGGGACTAACAACGTGGTTTACCACTATATCGTTGCAAGTTGTATTGCGGTTTATACCTTCTGGATCTCCAAAAGATTATTTCAAGAATCAAATCGAGTTGGTGGTATCGCTACCCTCTTAACGAGTTTACTTGTTCTCGTCTCCCCTATTGTCTTTTATTTTTTTAGTTAATAACCTAACGAAAAGCGCAAAGAGCTGGCCTATTAAAGACAAAAAAAGAAGAGGTGCGAATAGACGCCCCTCTTTCCCTTTATTTATGCCTGTTTAAAAATACGTTTTAACGTATCCTTCATATTAGGTTTCACATTTATTTTAGGTCGTGCTGCTTTAGCGATCTCTTCTGCTTCTTCAAGTGATTCCGCTTCCCTTAACGCAAGTAACGTCCCAATTGCAACCGTACCCGTTCGATTGCTACCACCTTGGCAATGAAAATATACGTTTTTGCCTTGATTGTATGCATCAACAACCTGGTCAATTGAGTGTTTCACTGATTCATCTTGATAGTCCGCATCATCTACAATTGGACAATGTTTATAATCGTAAAGTGCTGTTTTTTCCTGTTTGGCTTCAGCACGTAAATCAAATGCAATATCAATGTTCTCTTTATTCATCACATCATGAATATCATTTGCTCCCCCAATAAAGATACGATCTTTAATTAGTTCATGGTAGTTTTTTTCAGATTCATGTTTCTCCTGATTTTGCATAACTCCCACTCCTTTCTCCTAAATGGACGTCCATCTTTCTTGTTTTTACTACCATCTCAATGCACACACTACACTTTACTTCGTAAAGTTCTCTTGTGTCGGGGAACCCCCAAACCACTAAAAGCCTTCCGACTATCGTCAGACTCGCCTTGCTAGAGTGTGGTCAATCGAATTACTCGATTAGCAGTACTCCACCAAAACGAGAAAACCTTAAGACCTTTGGCTTTGCCCACACCTTATCAGGAGCTTCTCCCCATACCCCATAATCCCTCGCCGGTTGACAGGAACAAACGGTTGTTTTCTTCAAGAAGCTCGATTAATCGCTGATCGCATTAGCCCAAGAATGGGGTACAAGCCTGCCTAGTGAACGGACTGACCAATACGTATATTTATCTTTCACTAACCTCACACTTCATCATTTGAATCGTGCATTTTGACTAGTGAAGTTTTTTTTCTTCATAAAGCTTGCCCTTCATATTTCCAATTGCCTATTACTATATAACGATTCACTTATATGCACAAGGAAAAAGATTTCTTCTTTTCATGCATAGAAAAAAAAGAGCCTCATATCATGAGAAGAGAAAACCTTCACGTGATAGAGTGCTCTACTCTCTTTATTTCACTCTTAGTAAGCGTAGCGCGTTTAAGATGACAAGCAATGCTGCACCAGTATCACTCAATACAGCCATCCATAAAGTGAGCCAGCCAGGAAAAATGAGGACTAAGGCAATCAATTTTATTATTAATGAGAACCAAATATTTTGTTTAATAATTGTCAGTGCTTTTCTGCTTAGCTTTACCGTATGCGGAAGCTTTTCAAGGTTATCAGCCATTAAAACGATATCTGCTGTTTCCATTGCCGTATCCGTTCCAGCACCACCCATTGCAATGCCAAGATCTGAAGTAGCTAGTGCTGGAGCATCATTAATCCCATCTCCAACCATCGCAACTGTATATCCTTCTTTTTGCAATTGCTTTATAGCCTCTACCTTATCCTCTGGTAATAATTCTGCAAAATAACGACTTACATTCGCTTCAGTTGCAATCCGTTCAGCCGTTCCGTTATTATCCCCTGTTAGCATGACAATCTGATTAACTCCCACTTGTTTTAACCCTTTTAATGCTTTTACTGTAGTTGGTCGTATGGTGTCCGCTACTGCAATTACACCGAGGATTTCTTTGGAAGTTCCTATAATTACTACTGTTTTCCCGTCGCTTTGTAAATTCTGTAGCTCGTATTCGTACCTTTTTAGTGAAATATTTAATTCTTCAAAGAGTCTTTTATTCCCTGCATAAAATACCTCTTTATTTATCGTAGCCTGAACACCTTTTCCTACAATGCTTTTAAACATTTCTCCTTGCTTGGAAGATATCTTTAGATTTGTTGCATACTCTACAATTGTTTTGGCGATTGGATGTGATGAGTATTCTTCTAATGTTAAGGCAATCGACAACAGCTCTCGTTCAGGTATCTTATACGTTTTAACCGATGTCACCTTTGGCTTTCCTTCTGTTAAAGTCCCTGTTTTATCAAAAGCAATAGCATCAAGACTTCCTGCTTTTTCTAAGAAGGTTCCACCTTTAATGAGAATACCGTTCTTAGCCGCATTACCTATAGCTGATACAATCGCAACTGGAGTAGAAATAACTAACGCACATGGACAAGCGATCACTAGTAATTCAAGTCCCTTATATAACCATTCATCAAGTGTTCCAAACCCAACAAGTGGCGGTAAAATCATAACGGCTAATGCAAGTATAAATACAATCGGTGTATAAATTTCCGCAAATCGATCGACAAAGGCCTGTGTAGGTGCTTTTTGTTCTTGAGCTTCTTCTACTAAGTGGATGATTTTGGCTATTGTTGTATCTTCCACTAGCTTTGTGACCTTTATCTCTAAAGAACCACTTTCATTTATAGTACCCGCATATACTAAATCCCCAATTAATTTATCAACTGGTATTGATTCACCTGTAATCGGTGCTTGGTTTACACTAGACTCTCCTTGTAAAACCTCTCCATCAAGGGGAATTTTCTCACCAGGTTTAACAACTAATATGTCATTAATCCCTATTTCTTCAACTGGTTTTTTTACTACTTGCGTACCCTGTTTCACCCATGCTTCTGAAGGAGCTAAATCCATCAATGAACGAATGGAATTTCTTGTTTTTTCAATGGATCTATTTTGAAGATAAGTCCCTAAAGAAAATAACCAAACAACAGTAGCCCCCTCAAGCCATTCTCCAATCAGAGCAGCACCAATGGCAGCAGCAGACATGAGGACATTCATGTCTAAAGATCGACTTTTCAATGCATAAAACGCACTTTTCACTGGCTTAAATCCACTCATCACCATAGCAGCTGCATACATAATCGTTGTTAGTAAGGGAGTCACATCTCCATATGAACCAACGAATCCAAGTAAAATAAGTACACCTGAAGTGATAATATAGCTATTTTCTTTTTTTGCAGTCACTGTATTTTCCTTGTTTTTTTCTTCTAAAGAAGCTTTAAATCCAATTTTTGATACCTCTGAAATAATCTCTTCCACACTGTTTTCATGCTCAATCTTCATTTTTCCTGTCGAGAAATTCACACTTACGTTTTGAACTTTAGAAATAGTATTTAAATGATTTTCAATACTTTTTGCGCAGCTACCACAATCCATTCCCTCAATTACATACGTTTTCGCTTTTTTATTTTTAGGAAGGGGCTCAATCGAGAAACCAAGCTTCCCCACTTCCTTTTCCATTCTATCGATTGCAGAAGAATCTTTCATGGTCACATCTAGCTTCGCACTGTTGTAATGCACCTTCACAGCCTCTACTTCATACATGCCACTTAGTCCTTTTTCAATAGTAAGGGCACATGAAGGGCAATCCATTCCGCTAATTCGGTAGCTAAACTTCTCAGTTGTGCCCGTAGGCTCATTGCTACAGCATGTGGATTTCTTTTCTACCTTCACTGGTATTCGATTCTCTTGATTACTACTACAGCAGGCTGATGCTGGGGCTGCTTTTGTCTCTTCTTTACTGCTGCAGCATGTGTCTTTTTTAGGTCCTGTTTGTAAATTTTCAGTTGAACAACATGTGTCTGACATGGCAAGCTCCTCCTAGCTTATATGATTCTCACAACACGAAACATCCGTTTGAATATCAACTAACACATCTTCAAACATCGTTAATAAATCCCTAACCTTTTGATTACTCAAACTGTAGTAAACATATTTCCCCTCTTGTCTTCCAACGATAAGTCCACAGCCCTTAAGACACGCTAAATGCTGAGAAATATTTGATTGATTCCCTTCAATCTCCTTCACTATCTGAGAAACAGCTTTCTCTTCATGTTTAATACAGTCAAGAATTTGAATTCTAACTCTATGTGAAAAGCCGTGTAAAAACTTCACTTTAAGATCTAAATCAATAGTAGACATATGTCTCCCCCATATCATATTCGTTTTTACTAATATGATATCATATTAGCCTTTTCTAATATGTGTGTCAAAGAAAAAGTTGAGAAGATACCTATTTTAAGGTTCTTAAGAGTTGATTTAGTAGGAGGGATGGTTCTAACTTGTTGTAAAAAGGAATGTTGAAGGGAGATAACCTAAAAAAAGTACACCTTCAGCCGAGGTCAGCCAACTATTTAGGTCGGAAATATATCCTTTTTTTTGGAATTTAGTATCTGTGATCCTAATTTGGGCATTGCACCATTTGTAAGTGCAAATATTTAGAGGTGCAAGCCTTTGGTAAAAAGGATCCAAGTTGAGATATGAAGATATGTATTTATAAGAGAGTGGAGTGAGGCCTTGCGGCTAACGAGTGTGTATGCGCGAAAACAGCCTTAACAAAAAAATAAAAGCCACTAATAAATTAGTGACTTCTTAAGTAAGCTACTATAAATACTTCCTCGAGATACTCTTCCCATCATATGAGAACAGCACTGCTTTGTCTTCTAATACAGATTCCATATGAACAGGTCTTCCCCATAGTTGATAGACATATGGGAGAACCTTTTCTAAATATTTTAAATCAAGCTCGATATCCTCAAACCAGTGTTTTAGATAGAGTTCGTTATTTCTTAAGTAATCTCCGTCATTTACTGTGATATAAGGGAAACCTCCGTTTACTCTCATGCTTACAAGCTGATCTCGAACCGCTTCCCATTCTTT encodes the following:
- a CDS encoding Ger(x)C family spore germination protein — translated: MKRALWGFLCLSFLLVGCFDKKELEEQGYVIGIGLDKGADDTSSTQLNITFQIANPEVGSAITGGGSNEQPQQTVTLQANDILTAINAANSFVSRQISVDHTQIIVVSEELARTEQFLRIMQSVTRSSELRRGVQIIVSKEKASEFLINNDPTLETRPHKYFQLMLNRARETGIIPKGDVHRFFQLTEGDADLFLAIYATTIVDKKKENGFEDEYIAGEIPQLIGDRTQFMGSAVFKEGKMIDVIDGQETRLALILDHTSKLEDILATYPDPIDSNQRIATRFIKKKKNKVDITYRKNGPSDVSITVPFEIEVLAVPSLVNYSTEENKEKLRKSIEGNLNQKARELVQKTQEQYGTEPFYWSLYVRKNFLSIKDYEAANWNKNIYPHANVHVNFTLKKIRFGKLVKNSNLNEVRD
- a CDS encoding protein-tyrosine phosphatase family protein, whose amino-acid sequence is MQNQEKHESEKNYHELIKDRIFIGGANDIHDVMNKENIDIAFDLRAEAKQEKTALYDYKHCPIVDDADYQDESVKHSIDQVVDAYNQGKNVYFHCQGGSNRTGTVAIGTLLALREAESLEEAEEIAKAARPKINVKPNMKDTLKRIFKQA
- a CDS encoding heavy metal translocating P-type ATPase, whose amino-acid sequence is MSDTCCSTENLQTGPKKDTCCSSKEETKAAPASACCSSNQENRIPVKVEKKSTCCSNEPTGTTEKFSYRISGMDCPSCALTIEKGLSGMYEVEAVKVHYNSAKLDVTMKDSSAIDRMEKEVGKLGFSIEPLPKNKKAKTYVIEGMDCGSCAKSIENHLNTISKVQNVSVNFSTGKMKIEHENSVEEIISEVSKIGFKASLEEKNKENTVTAKKENSYIITSGVLILLGFVGSYGDVTPLLTTIMYAAAMVMSGFKPVKSAFYALKSRSLDMNVLMSAAAIGAALIGEWLEGATVVWLFSLGTYLQNRSIEKTRNSIRSLMDLAPSEAWVKQGTQVVKKPVEEIGINDILVVKPGEKIPLDGEVLQGESSVNQAPITGESIPVDKLIGDLVYAGTINESGSLEIKVTKLVEDTTIAKIIHLVEEAQEQKAPTQAFVDRFAEIYTPIVFILALAVMILPPLVGFGTLDEWLYKGLELLVIACPCALVISTPVAIVSAIGNAAKNGILIKGGTFLEKAGSLDAIAFDKTGTLTEGKPKVTSVKTYKIPERELLSIALTLEEYSSHPIAKTIVEYATNLKISSKQGEMFKSIVGKGVQATINKEVFYAGNKRLFEELNISLKRYEYELQNLQSDGKTVVIIGTSKEILGVIAVADTIRPTTVKALKGLKQVGVNQIVMLTGDNNGTAERIATEANVSRYFAELLPEDKVEAIKQLQKEGYTVAMVGDGINDAPALATSDLGIAMGGAGTDTAMETADIVLMADNLEKLPHTVKLSRKALTIIKQNIWFSLIIKLIALVLIFPGWLTLWMAVLSDTGAALLVILNALRLLRVK
- a CDS encoding ArsR/SmtB family transcription factor — translated: MSTIDLDLKVKFLHGFSHRVRIQILDCIKHEEKAVSQIVKEIEGNQSNISQHLACLKGCGLIVGRQEGKYVYYSLSNQKVRDLLTMFEDVLVDIQTDVSCCENHIS